A window of Rufibacter sp. LB8 contains these coding sequences:
- a CDS encoding histidine phosphatase family protein — MKNFKSFFLVGVLALVATSLLSCALFTTPQASQKTVIYVVRHAEKAPSSGAMTDDPELSAAGQKRALDLLSKLGKEPIAAFFATKYKRTQLTLQPLAQAKKQTVQQYDAGNATQLAQNLSQNFTGKTVVVAGHSNTVLSIIEALGAKKPLTEVADHQYDYLFKVTLQQGKEPQVEVSTYGDASVAPAK; from the coding sequence ATGAAAAACTTCAAGTCTTTCTTTTTGGTGGGCGTTTTGGCCCTGGTGGCCACCAGCCTGCTGAGTTGCGCCCTGTTCACCACGCCGCAGGCCAGCCAGAAAACCGTCATCTACGTGGTGCGGCACGCCGAAAAAGCACCCTCCAGCGGCGCCATGACAGATGACCCGGAGCTGTCGGCGGCCGGCCAGAAACGCGCCCTGGATTTACTTTCCAAATTAGGCAAAGAGCCGATTGCCGCATTCTTCGCGACTAAATACAAACGCACGCAACTCACGCTGCAGCCGCTGGCCCAGGCCAAAAAACAGACCGTGCAACAATATGACGCCGGCAACGCTACCCAACTGGCCCAGAACCTTAGCCAGAATTTTACAGGTAAAACCGTAGTAGTGGCCGGACATTCCAATACCGTCCTTTCTATCATTGAAGCCCTGGGCGCTAAAAAACCTTTGACAGAAGTAGCCGACCACCAATATGACTATTTGTTCAAAGTCACCTTGCAGCAAGGCAAAGAACCCCAGGTAGAAGTAAGCACCTACGGAGATGCCTCTGTGGCGCCGGCCAAGTAA
- the crcB gene encoding fluoride efflux transporter CrcB → MKMILAIGLGSFLGGIARYLLSLAIQTKVGVAFPFGTLAVNVVGCLLIGAVFGLAEKGNLSPEGRLFLATGVLGGFTTFSAFSYETVAMLRDGQVGYAAAYVTGSVLLGLLSTFAGMSAVKAFLA, encoded by the coding sequence ATGAAAATGATACTAGCCATAGGCTTGGGAAGTTTCCTGGGCGGCATCGCCCGTTACCTGCTTTCCTTGGCCATCCAGACGAAGGTGGGCGTGGCGTTCCCCTTCGGGACGTTGGCGGTGAATGTGGTGGGTTGCCTGTTGATTGGCGCGGTGTTTGGATTGGCCGAGAAAGGAAATCTCTCACCTGAAGGACGGCTTTTTCTGGCCACCGGCGTGCTGGGCGGCTTCACCACGTTTTCGGCGTTCTCCTATGAAACCGTGGCCATGCTGCGCGATGGACAAGTGGGCTACGCCGCCGCATATGTAACTGGCAGCGTGTTGTTAGGTCTATTATCGACGTTTGCGGGTATGTCTGCGGTAAAGGCTTTCCTGGCCTGA